The Rhodococcus sp. ABRD24 genome contains the following window.
GTTGGCGCCGATGATTCCGATCCGTGCCTCGGTGAGGGTGAGGCTGATGCCGTCGAGCACCCTACGCTCACCGTAGGCGTGGTGGACCGCGTCGAACCGGATCTCGCTCATCGTGCAGTAATCGGCTAGACCGCGTCCGCGCGCGCCGCTGTGACGGGCAGATTGCGAGCGGCCAGGGCGGGGTAGGCACGGTGTACCTGGGCGGCGACGGCAGCCGCGACGACAGCCTTGAGGACGTCGCCGGGCAGGTAGGCGAGATTGGCGGCAAAGGCCGCTGGGACTGTGAGATCGGTCTTGAGGAGCATGCCGGGAATGCCGAACGCGTACAGTACGACGATCCCGCCGACCAGATTGATCGCGATGCCCCCGAACACGTTGTACCTGGGCAGCATCCGATAGCTGAGCCAGCCGATGACCGCGGCGGCCGGCAGCCAGCCGATCAGGAAGCCGGCCGTGGGACTCGACAGCGACATGAGTGATGTGCGGCCGCCTGCCAGCACCGGCAGCGCCAGCCCGAGCACGATCACCGTGAGCACCGCGAGCGTGCCCTTGCGCGGTCCGAGGAGGGCTCCGGCGAGCATGACACCGAGCGTCTGCAGTGTGATCGGCACGGCCGACCCGCCGATGTTGATGGTGCCCGGTAGGCCGAGCGCGATGATGAGCGCTGCGAAGACGGCGATCTGCGCGAGATCGCGAGCGGTGTTGCGGGGGGTGCCCGTGGGGGATGTCTGCGACACGGCTATCGACTGCTCCTGGTGGAATTCGCGAACAGGACGGATCAGGTTCGAACCTGCCGAGCTTATGCCAACGAGCGTCGTCGGTAGCAGCCCAGCCCGGTTTCGAACTCTCAGGGTGAACCCTGATCTTTCCCTGATCTTCGCTGTGACCTGGAGCTTTCCGGTTGGGACCATGCGACGATCAACGTGCCGGGATCGTAGGATCGACGGTGAACACCCAAGCAGGAGGCACATCGTGTTCTGGAAGATTGTCGGCATCGTGGCACTGGTCTGGATCGCGTTCGCGTTGATCGGAGCTGTGGTCAAGGGCCTGTTCTGGATACTGGCGGTCAGTGCCGTGGTGTTCGGGTTGTACGTGCTCTACAAGGCCGTGTCGGGAAGCGGCGACACGTCGGACGTCACCAAGCTCTAGCGCGGGCGCGATGCTGGCGAGGGCGCGGTCGATCCGGCGGGCCCGGATGTACCGACTTGTGTGTCGGAGCGGCGTCGTGTTCGAACCGACGGGTCGTAGCGTGCCGTAGGTGACCGTGGGGGATAGCTGACAGCGTTACCCCGTCCGCGACGGATATGCCTACCACCCGAGTCCGCCTAGTTCTGGCTCTTGTCCTCGTCCACACCGGGGATGGGGTGGACGGCGCTTCCGGAAATGACCGACCCGCCGGTGCGACCGGCACGTTGCAACACCAGCAGCACAGCCACCCCAGCGAGCACGATGCCGATCAGATTGACACCAAGTTGCCCGAGCGAGCTCAGCATGACACTCCATTTCCCCGCGAACACCGCGACGACGGCCAATCCCGCAGCTGGCACTGTCGTTACCGAGATGAACACGCCCACCAGAACAGTGGAGGCGTAGGTGACCAATGCCAGCATGCCTGCCGCCCCCGCCAGCAGCGCCACCACTAGTGAGAATGGCCCCACCTCGTAGATGAAGTCGAAGACGCGGGCGTTCTCGACATCACCGGTCCCGATCCAGCCGAGACGAATCCACAGCAGTGTGGCCAGCGCCGTGACCACCATCGCGACCGGAAACGAGATGGCCAGGGTGCGTGCCGAACTCCGTATGAGCCCGAAGTCTCTGCGAACCAGGCCGACTGAAAGCGCCGCCAGCGGTCGGAACTCGGGCCCAACCACCATCGCGCCAACCAGGGTAAGCGGAGAGGCCGTCGCAACACCTACCGCCGACAACAGGAACGCGATCGACAGAAACACCAGGAACGTAGGCGTCAGTCGGGCCCCCTCGCGCACCTGACCGAGCAACTGCTCCCACACGACAGCTTCTTCCCGGCGTGTAGGAGTCGCAGCTTCCGCCCGCTCCCCGGCGCGGGAGAGTACGGTCCCCGCCGGCTCGAAGGAAATACCGCCCGTCCGCACCAGATCCAGAGCGGCCAACGCCGCAAGGACATCATTCGCGCAGGCACGCGCCACATCCGCCTCGATCACATCACCGGGCGGATCGATGGCGGCACCGAGTGCGAGCGTCACATGGGTGACGCCGGGTTCGGCGGCCAGCGTGCGCAGGACTGCTGCGGAGCGGTTGCTCGACGAGATGACGCGCAGATGCAGCACAGTATTGCCCCCTCCGGCCGGCGGTGGTGTGACCGAGCGACGGCCAGTTCATCGTCAGCAATCGTAGCGGGGCCGCCTGGCGACCTTGACTTCACGACCTGCGCCAAGTGGGGAGGGCGCCGGGTGAGAAAGGACAACCGATGCGGGTCTTCGAACGCTCTCGGTGTTGACAGCAGACGCAGGAACCCTCGTGTTCGCCGAGTCTGGGGCATGCTGAGGGAATGGAACCGATTCCTGAGGACTGGCAGCGTGGGTTGGTGATCGTCGCCCACCCGGACGACATCGAGTACGGGGCGGCGGCCGCCGTCGCCCACTGGACCGACCAGGGCAAGGACATTCGGTACGTGCTCGCCACCAGTGGTGAGGCCGGGATCGCGGGGCTGCACCCGAAACACTCGGGGCCGCTTCGCGAGGAGGAGGAACGCCGGTCGGCGGCGATCGTCGGGGTCTCGCATGTAGAGTTCCTCGGCTACCCCGACGGTCGACTCGAATACGGCCTGGATTTGCGCCGGGATCTCGCCCGGGTCATCCGAGTGCACCGCCCCGAAATGGTCGTCACCATGAATCACCGTGAGACGTGGGGCCCGGGATTCCTGAACAGCGCCGACCACCGGGCGGTCGGCCTGGCCGTGCTCGACGCCGTCGCCGACGCCGCCAACGAGTGGATCTTCCCCGAGCTCACCGAGCCGGCGTGGACCGGCGTCCGGTGGGCCGCGGTGAACGCGATGGTCGGCACCACTCACGCCGTCGATGTCACGTCGACGGTCGAGCGCGCGGTCGAGTCGCTGTGTGAGCACCGCGCCTACCTCGAGGCGCTCAGCGATGAGCCCGTGCTGGATCAGGCGGCCCGCCAGATCGAGATGTCCACCGGGCCCAAGCCGGGATTCGACGCCGAGCGTGCGGTCGGATTCGAGTTGTTCGTCTTCGGCGGCTAGCTCAGCGGAGCCCCGATGATCACCCGGCCGGCGCCAGGCACCGCTGTGATATCGATCGGCAGCGGTGCGATCGGCTCGCCGTCGGCGTAGGCGGTCACGGGCGTGCCGGTTTCCAGTCGGATCTTGTGGGACCGGTACGTCTGGACCTCTTCGAGTTCGACGTGCGTGCCCTTGTAGACGGTGGGGAACAGCCGCACCAGGCGAAAGCGGCTGCCCGATGCGACCACCGTGACGTCGAGTAGTCCGTCGTCGAGGACGGCGCCGGGCGTGATGAGCATGCCGCCGCCGTACGAGGTCCCGTTACCGACCGAGACCATCGTCGCGTCGACCTCGACGGTCCGGTCGTCGAGCACGATTCGATACGGAATCGGTTTCAGCTGAGCAAGTTCGGCAAGCATCGCCAGGTTGTAGCGCATCGGCCCCTTGGGCCACCGCATCCGATTGGCGCGGTCGGTGACGAGCGAGTCGAACCCGCTCGCGAGGACCGTGCCGAACCAGCGGTCGCCGGCCAGGCCCAGGTCGATCGTCGCGATCTCGCCGCTCGCGACGATGTCGGCGGCGGCAAGCGGATCGTCGACCGGTATGTGGAACAGCCGGGCGTGGTCGTTGCCGGTACCCCCGGGGATGATGCCGAGCGGCGTTCCCGTCTGCGCCAGGGCCTGCCAGGCGATGCTGATGAGCCCGTCACCGCCGGCGGCGACCAGCGCGTCGGTGCCGGCGGTGACGGCCTTCCGCGCCAGTGCCAGCGCCTCTTGCGGTGTGCGACCCTCGATCTCGGTGACCGTCACCCCGCGTTCCCGCAGTCGTGCGACGGCGGCAGCGGCCGCCCACGGGGCGTTCCCGTTGCCTGCCGTGGGATTCGTCAGGACCGTGACCGAACTCGTCATGGAATCAGCTTGCCAGGGTTGAGGATTCCGGAGGGGTCGATCGCGTCCTTCGCTGCGCGCAGGACCCGGGCGCCGAGGGCACCGACCTCGGTCTCCATCCACGGCCGGTGGTCGCGCCCGACAGCGTGGTGGTGGGTGATGGTGCCGCCCGCGGCCATGATCGCGTCCCCCGCCGCCCGCTTGGCAGTTGCCCACTGGCTCAGTGGGTCGGCGGTCTGCGCGCACACGACCGTGAAGTAGAGCGACGCACCCGTGGGGTAGGTGTGCGAGATATGGCACATCACGAGCGGCGGAGTTCCCTGCGCAGCAAGCGATTCGGTGAGGGCTGTGGTCACCGCGGACCGAAGGTTCGCGAGATTGGACCAGCGCGTTGCGGTTTCGAGCGTCTCGGCGATTGCACCCGCGCTGAGCAGTGCATCGCGTAGATAAGGAGCGTCGAACCTGCCGTGTTCCCACGCCTGCGCGGGTGCTTCGCCGAGAGCGTTTCCGCCGGCCGCCGCGAGCAGGGCGGTTGCCTCGGCGTAACGTGCCTCGACGTGGGCATCAGTGCCCTCGAATGTCGTGATAGCGAGGCAGCCCGCAGTGGGGCTGTCGCCGCCGATATCGCCCGAGAGAGCAAGGTTGATGCCGGTCTCGGCTTCGTCGGACAGGCGCATGACGGTGGGTGCCGATCCGGACTGGATGACCGTGCGCAGTGCCGCCGCTCCGGTTTCGAAGTCCGGGAACGACCAGGCCTGATAGGCGGTGCGTTCGGGCACCGGGTGCACTCGCAGGCCTACCTCGGTGATGATCCCGAGCGTGCCCTCCGAGCCGATGAACAGCTCGCGCAGGTCCGGGCCCGCCGCGGACGCGGGGGCACGGCCGAGTTCCAGGGTGCCGGAGGGCGTTGCGACCTTGAGCCACTCGATCATGTCGTCGAAGCGGCCGTACCCGGCGGATGCCTGACCCGAGGAACGAGTGGCGGCGAATCCTCCGATGGTCGCGAACTGGAAGCTCTGGGGGAAGTGGCCGAGCGAGAACCCGTGTTCGCCGAGTAGCTGCTCGGCCTGTGGACCGGTCACGCCTGCCTGCAGCGTCGCGACGCCGGAGATCGGATCGAGGTCCGTCAGTGCGTTCAGACGCCGGAGATCGAGCGCGATGACGGAATCGAAGCGGCCGCGGGCCGGGTCGACGCCGCCGACGACGCTGGTGCCGCCGCCGAACGGGACCACAGCGACCGCGTCGCCCGCGCAGAACCGCAGCACGGCCATGACTTCGTCGTGTGAGCCGGGGAGTAGCACCGCGTCAGGCGCATCCTGCAGTTGGGTCTCCCTGCGGCGCAACAGGTCCGGAGTGCTCTTGCCTCCGGCGTGGCGCAGGCGGGTCGAGGTGTCGGTGTGGATGTGGTCGGGTCCGACGAGGTCTGCCAGTGCGGCCAGGCGGCCGGCGGACAGAGTGCAATCGCGCACCGCGGTGTCGGATTCGGTGGGCGGCGGCGACTGCTCGGCGGAGACACCGAGAGCCTGCTGCAGCAGGCCCTGGACCTGAGCAGACAGGTGTCGGCGGGACTCGGCGACACCCCAGGCGTCCCACTCCATGGAGGGGGCCTCGGTGACGGGGAACTCGGGCGCGAAGGCATCGGACATGCGTTACAGTGTTACATAAGATGTCTATTTGTAACGATGTTTCTGCGCCACCGACGGTCGACGATCTGATCCTCGACGCGACGCGCTCCTGCGTGCTCGAGTTCGGGCTGCGCCGGACGACCCTCGCCGAGGTGGCACGCCGCGCCGGCGTCAGCCGTCCTACCGTCTACCGGCGCTGGCCGGACACCCGCTCCGTCGTTGCCGACCTGCTGACCCGCGAGATTCGCATCGCGATCCCCGACATGAACGGCAGTGACCCCGCGCGGTCGCAGCTCGTGCGCGCCGTTGTCGATGTCGCGGCCGAGATGCGCGGGCATCCACTCTTCGTCAAGATTCTCCGCTCGGATCCCGACATGCTCATGACCTACGTCGTCGAGCGGCTCGGTACGAGTCAGCGCGCGATCGTCGAGCGTGTGTCACAGGCGATCGTCGCCGGTCAGTGTGACGGCTCGATCCGGTCCGGTGATCCCGTACAGATGGCGGCCATGGTGCTGCTCACTGCGCAGTCTGCGGTCCAATCGGGCGAGATGGTGGCCGAGCTGCTGCCCGCACCCGCGCTCGCCGCGCAGTTGCGGATCGCGGTCGATTCCTTCCTCGCACCCCGACCGACTCCCTGACGTCCGACTCACTCCCAGGAGGAACCGTGCAGCAGAATCCGCAGTCGGCACTCGACGCCGACCGGCGCAGCCGCGACCTGTCAGCCCTCGGCGACGGAGGTGTGGTCGACGTGCTGGTGATCGGCGGCGGCATCACCGGTGTCGGAACTGCGCTCGATGCGGCGTCTCGGGGGCTGCGGGTGGTGCTCGTCGATCGGCACGACCTTGCGTTCGGGACCAGCCGGTGGAGCTCCAAACTGGCACACGGGGGACTGCGCTACCTGGCGTCGGGCAATGTCGGAATCGCGCGGGAGAGTGCCGTGGAGCGCGGCATCCTCATGACTCGGACGGCGCCGCACCTCGTCCGTGCACTGCCTCAGCTCGTGCCGCTGCTGCCGTCGGTGAGCTTCTTCGAGAAGACCCTGGTCCGTACCGGATTCCTGGCTGGCGATGTCCTGCGAATCACCGCCCGTACTCCGGCATCGGTGTTGCCGCGGTCGCGACATATCGGCAGCGAGCGGTCGGCGCAGCTGGCGCCCGCGGTGCGCCGGGAGGGGTTGCGCGGCGGCCTGCTGGCATTCGACGGTCAGCTGGTCGACGACGCTCGCCTCGTGGTCACCCTTGCCCGCACGGCCGCGGCCCACGGCGCGACGGTCCTGACCCGGGTCGGTGCCTACGACGTGACAGGAGAGTCCGCTCGGCTACGCGACGAACTCACCGGTGAGGAACTGACGATCCGCGCCCGTGCGGTGGTCAACGCGGCCGGTGTGTGGGCCGGTCAGGTCGATCCGGACATCCGGCTCAAGCCCAGCCGCGGCACCCATCTGGTGCTGCCCGCGGAACGACTCGGCAATCCCACCGCCGCGTTGACTGTGCCCATCCCTGGGGAGACCAATCGCTTCGTGTTCGCGCTGCCGGCGCAGCTGGGCCGCGTGTATCTGGGGCTGACCGACGAGGCTGTCGACGGGGCGGTTCCGGATGTGCCGACCGCATCGGACGGTGAGATCGACTTCTTGCTCGACACTGTGAACACCGCGCTCGCGACGCCGCTCACCCGCGCCGATGTCCTCGGCACGTTCGCGGGGCTGCGTCCGCTCCTCGATACCGGGGAGGGCAAGACGGCGGATCTGTCC
Protein-coding sequences here:
- a CDS encoding TetR/AcrR family transcriptional regulator — encoded protein: MSICNDVSAPPTVDDLILDATRSCVLEFGLRRTTLAEVARRAGVSRPTVYRRWPDTRSVVADLLTREIRIAIPDMNGSDPARSQLVRAVVDVAAEMRGHPLFVKILRSDPDMLMTYVVERLGTSQRAIVERVSQAIVAGQCDGSIRSGDPVQMAAMVLLTAQSAVQSGEMVAELLPAPALAAQLRIAVDSFLAPRPTP
- a CDS encoding PIG-L family deacetylase: MEPIPEDWQRGLVIVAHPDDIEYGAAAAVAHWTDQGKDIRYVLATSGEAGIAGLHPKHSGPLREEEERRSAAIVGVSHVEFLGYPDGRLEYGLDLRRDLARVIRVHRPEMVVTMNHRETWGPGFLNSADHRAVGLAVLDAVADAANEWIFPELTEPAWTGVRWAAVNAMVGTTHAVDVTSTVERAVESLCEHRAYLEALSDEPVLDQAARQIEMSTGPKPGFDAERAVGFELFVFGG
- a CDS encoding glycerol-3-phosphate dehydrogenase/oxidase; amino-acid sequence: MQQNPQSALDADRRSRDLSALGDGGVVDVLVIGGGITGVGTALDAASRGLRVVLVDRHDLAFGTSRWSSKLAHGGLRYLASGNVGIARESAVERGILMTRTAPHLVRALPQLVPLLPSVSFFEKTLVRTGFLAGDVLRITARTPASVLPRSRHIGSERSAQLAPAVRREGLRGGLLAFDGQLVDDARLVVTLARTAAAHGATVLTRVGAYDVTGESARLRDELTGEELTIRARAVVNAAGVWAGQVDPDIRLKPSRGTHLVLPAERLGNPTAALTVPIPGETNRFVFALPAQLGRVYLGLTDEAVDGAVPDVPTASDGEIDFLLDTVNTALATPLTRADVLGTFAGLRPLLDTGEGKTADLSRNHAVLHSSNGVISVVGGKLTTYRKMAEDAVDAAVTAGGLTARACMTRDLPAVGATGPAPRNLPVSLIARYGSEAALVAAAGELTPIADGIDVTHAEFAFAVSHEGALDVDDLLDRRTRVGLVPADRERALPAAQKALARD
- a CDS encoding biotin transporter BioY, which encodes MSQTSPTGTPRNTARDLAQIAVFAALIIALGLPGTINIGGSAVPITLQTLGVMLAGALLGPRKGTLAVLTVIVLGLALPVLAGGRTSLMSLSSPTAGFLIGWLPAAAVIGWLSYRMLPRYNVFGGIAINLVGGIVVLYAFGIPGMLLKTDLTVPAAFAANLAYLPGDVLKAVVAAAVAAQVHRAYPALAARNLPVTAARADAV
- a CDS encoding FAD-binding oxidoreductase, translating into MSDAFAPEFPVTEAPSMEWDAWGVAESRRHLSAQVQGLLQQALGVSAEQSPPPTESDTAVRDCTLSAGRLAALADLVGPDHIHTDTSTRLRHAGGKSTPDLLRRRETQLQDAPDAVLLPGSHDEVMAVLRFCAGDAVAVVPFGGGTSVVGGVDPARGRFDSVIALDLRRLNALTDLDPISGVATLQAGVTGPQAEQLLGEHGFSLGHFPQSFQFATIGGFAATRSSGQASAGYGRFDDMIEWLKVATPSGTLELGRAPASAAGPDLRELFIGSEGTLGIITEVGLRVHPVPERTAYQAWSFPDFETGAAALRTVIQSGSAPTVMRLSDEAETGINLALSGDIGGDSPTAGCLAITTFEGTDAHVEARYAEATALLAAAGGNALGEAPAQAWEHGRFDAPYLRDALLSAGAIAETLETATRWSNLANLRSAVTTALTESLAAQGTPPLVMCHISHTYPTGASLYFTVVCAQTADPLSQWATAKRAAGDAIMAAGGTITHHHAVGRDHRPWMETEVGALGARVLRAAKDAIDPSGILNPGKLIP
- a CDS encoding diacylglycerol kinase, giving the protein MTSSVTVLTNPTAGNGNAPWAAAAAVARLRERGVTVTEIEGRTPQEALALARKAVTAGTDALVAAGGDGLISIAWQALAQTGTPLGIIPGGTGNDHARLFHIPVDDPLAAADIVASGEIATIDLGLAGDRWFGTVLASGFDSLVTDRANRMRWPKGPMRYNLAMLAELAQLKPIPYRIVLDDRTVEVDATMVSVGNGTSYGGGMLITPGAVLDDGLLDVTVVASGSRFRLVRLFPTVYKGTHVELEEVQTYRSHKIRLETGTPVTAYADGEPIAPLPIDITAVPGAGRVIIGAPLS
- a CDS encoding DUF389 domain-containing protein, which produces MLHLRVISSSNRSAAVLRTLAAEPGVTHVTLALGAAIDPPGDVIEADVARACANDVLAALAALDLVRTGGISFEPAGTVLSRAGERAEAATPTRREEAVVWEQLLGQVREGARLTPTFLVFLSIAFLLSAVGVATASPLTLVGAMVVGPEFRPLAALSVGLVRRDFGLIRSSARTLAISFPVAMVVTALATLLWIRLGWIGTGDVENARVFDFIYEVGPFSLVVALLAGAAGMLALVTYASTVLVGVFISVTTVPAAGLAVVAVFAGKWSVMLSSLGQLGVNLIGIVLAGVAVLLVLQRAGRTGGSVISGSAVHPIPGVDEDKSQN